The following proteins are encoded in a genomic region of Nicotiana sylvestris chromosome 4, ASM39365v2, whole genome shotgun sequence:
- the LOC104215697 gene encoding transcription factor bHLH74 translates to MGSKDNGDMRLQQRNGGDTSFNCPSSMPNVDPFSGSGWDPLLSLNQKESFKGSSVVGHNEFANLPYQSSHFGHYPSDPNLVEMVPKIPAFGNESFSELVNIFPLQEQLRGGSCYPNYVKNRGIPTEGTFSKGSLSQEECQISGEGAVEASPNGKRKISGNHSLSTISKNAEGELQKALSRDSSDCSKEQDGKRHKTDQNNISNLRSKETGKQVKEDSDGGEPPKDNYVHIRAKRGQATNSHSLAERVRRERISERMRLLQELVPGCNKITGKAVMLDEIINYVQSLQQQVEFLSMKLATVNPELNFDIDRILPKEMLHQQTSNAVLLGLGPGMSSSLPFPGISHGSFTGMPGTTPPFHPLPQHVWDNELQSLLQMGFEANSSINNMGPNGRSKLDL, encoded by the exons ATGGGCAGTAAGGATAATGGTGATATGAGGCTACAACAGAGAAATGGTGGTGATACTTCCTTTAATTGTCCTTCTTCAATGCCAAATGTTGACCCTTTTAGTGGTTCTGGTTGGGATCCACTTCTGTCATTGAATCAAAAGGAGAGTTTTAAAGGATCTTCAGTTGTTGGTCACAATGAGTTTGCAAATTTGCCTTACCAATCATCTCATTTTGGTCACTATCCATCTGATCCAAATCTTGTTGAAATGGTCCCCAAGATTCCTGCTTTTGGAAATGAAAGTTTCTCAGAATTAGTCAATATTTTTCCATTACAAGAACAGCTTAGAGGGGGAAGTTGTTATCCTAACTATGTCAAGAACAGAGGAATTCCTACTGAAGGAACTTTCTCAAAAGGTTCACTTTCCCAAGAAGAGTGCCAAATTTCAGGTGAAGGTGCTGTGGAGGCTTCACCTAATGGGAAGAGGAAAATATCAGGAAATCACTCTCTATCCACTATCAGCAAG AATGCTGAAGGAGAGCTGCAAAAGGCTTTATCTAGAGATAGTTCAGACTGTTCAAAAGAGCAAGATGGGAAAAGACACAAAACAGACCAAAATAATATCTCTAATTTAAGGAGCAAGGAAACAGGGAAACAAGTTAAGGAAGATTCTGATGGTGGGGAACCTCCTAAGGATAACTATGTTCATATCAGGGCTAAAAGAGGTCAAGCCACAAACAGCCACAGCCTTGCCGAAAGG GTGAGGAGAGAACGGATCAGTGAGAGGATGAGATTGCTTCAAGAGCTAGTCCCAGGCTGTAATAAG ATAACTGGGAAAGCAGTGATGCTTGATGAGATTATCAACTACGTGCAATCGCTGCAACAGCAGGTTGAG TTCCTGTCAATGAAACTTGCTACTGTAAATCCGGAACTGAACTTCGATATTGATCGCATTTTACCAAAAGag ATGCTCCATCAGCAAACGAGCAATGCAGTTCTTCTTGGTCTTGGTCCTGGAATGAGTTCCTCTCTTCCTTTCCCTGGAATTTCACATGGGAGTTTTACTGGTATGCCGGGAACTACACCACCCTTCCACCCCTTGCCCCAG CATGTATGGGACAATGAACTCCAAAGCCTTCTTCAAATGGGATTTGAAGCAAATTCCTCTATAAACAATATGGGACCAAATG GGCGGTCGAAGTTGGATCTGTAG